TGACGATACAGCGATGGTTCCTCAGGTAAATAACCAATTGTTAGGTCTTCACTTTTTATTAACTCACCTGCTGTATATTCTTGCTCTTCTAAGATTATCTTCATCAGGGTCGACTTTCCTGCACCATTTGGTCCTAAAAAGCCTAAAACCCCTTGGCGACCGATAGTTAGGTCCACGCCTTTAAGGACTTCCTTGCCAGGAAATGTCTTTCTAATGGCCGACAATTTCACCAGGCTATTATCCATTCCTTGATCCACAGTAAAAATCCTTCTTTAAACCTTCATTTTTTAAAAGCTTCTTTAAAATCCTAACAAAAAATGAAACAATAAGAAAAGTCTTAAAATTTAATCATCAAACCTTTGAGAAGGTTTGCGAATCTTCCGATTAGGAAATATATGACCAAGAATGTAGAGCGTTTCAAAAACTTAGTTGAAAAAGCAAATAATATTGTTATCACAACTCACATCTTTCCAGATGCCGATGGTATTGGAAGTGAGATTGCCTTATGTATGGCCCTTAGAAAACTCGGAAAGAATGCCATATGTATTAACGAGGAAAAGTTATTTGATCGCTATCGCTACCTTGATCCAGATGGGGTTATTTCAAATTACGAAGATTCAAAAGATCATTTTAAAAAAATAGATTTATTCATTGTAACTGATACCAATGCACTTCCTCGTATTGGTAAGAATGTTCAAGAACTAGTTTTAAAGTCTAGTGAGCTACTCTTTATTGATCACCACCCTTGCCCAAAAGAGCTTGCAGCAATTCACTGTGTGGACTCAACCAAAGCAGCAACAGGTGAATTAGTAGGAGAATTAATTGAGGCCCTTGGTGTTAAGTTTGATGAGAAGATGGCCTTGGCCCTTTATACTTCAATTATTATCGATACCAGCTCATTTCGTTACCCAACAGTAACGGCCAATACACACAAGATTGCTTCAAAATTATTAGATACAGGTATTTCTCCTCCACAAGCTTTTAATCAAATCAACGGGATTAAACAAGTTGAGTATATTAAGCTTTTAGGCCAAGTACTCTCTTCTTGCCAACTAAGTAAGAGCGGACTTGTTGCATGGATTTCCATGACTGAAAATGATATTGAAAATCATAATTGTGAAGCAGAAGATACACATGGTTTCATTAATCACCTTTTAATTCTTGAAGGGATTGAAGTGGCCTGTATGTTTCGTGAAATTGACGACAAAGTTAAAATCTCATTTCGAAGTGTAAATCAAACTGTTGATGTTGGAATCATTGCTCAAGCACTTGGTGGCGGCGGTCACAATCACTCAGCAGCAACGATTATTGATGGAACACTAGAGAAGACGATTCCAGAAGTAATTCAAAAAATTGATTTAATGATTGAATCAGAAGACTAAGCGTTTAGTGCTTATTGATCTTTAAGGATTTTTCCCAGAACTTCTCTTTCTTTTGCAGAAAAGTTAAATGCACCGGCAGTTAAAGCATCTTTTAATTTTTCCTTAGTACCAGGATCTTTTGGATCATTCTTTTTTACATCACCAAAAGGCTCCCCTTCAGGAGTAACTTCAACTTTTGCAGTTGTCGCCTCTTTTAAAGCTTGCGCTTTCTTCTTTGCTGAAGCTGCATCAAGCTTAGTTTGGAAGGCCTGCTCTTTTTCTAATTTATGATTCTTAATTTTAGCGTGTATCTGACTACGACTAAGATCATTTGGCTTAGGTCTTCTAACAATCTTTGCCCCATTAGAATTAGGCATCGGTGAAAATGAAGAAGTCGAACTATCTGTTGCATAGTCTCTTCTTGCTTTCTTAGCTTGGTTAGCTGGTAAATGTGGTCGATCTGCTAATAATCTCACAATTTCATTGTACAGAAGTCCTTAACTCTTTTTTAGGTGGAAAAAAGCACGACTCTGTTTTTAGATGTACTTTCAGTAACTTATAATGCCGGTGCCTAAATTTGTCGGCAAAATTCGCCTTGCTCCACCTCAACAAGCTCCATAGTGAATAAGGCCAAAAAAAATTCAACGAGTCCTCACTAAACAACTGAAATTACTGAAACATTTTTCAAAAAATTTACATTTTTTTTGAATTTCGTTAATCGAGGTACACATCATGTTGTTTAAATTCTTGAATTCTTCATAATGGCTTTTATCGAAATAAATCGAAGAGAGAACGATTTGTGGTCTTTGTCGTACGTCAGTTGAGTTCAATAAGTTGTAAAAGAGCACAAGCCTTCAAAGAGACTTCTATTAAAAAGGGAAATCAAAATCTAATAGAAAGTCATTTGAGGTAATTATGAAAAATTCACTAGTATTTAAGCAGTCAAAACTTTTAATCACTTCTGCACTTGTTACCCTGTCGCTACTAACGACGTCATGTGGTTCAGGGGACAGTTCAAAGAACTTGGACATTCCAGGTGTTGATGGACCGACAGTAGTTTTACTTCAGGATGATATCCTAATTGATATCGTTTTAGAAAATGTGCAAGTTGAGGGTGGAGCAAGATTCAACATCCCTAACTACACAAACTCTTACGTTGAGATCGCTCCAGATCTTCAGTCAAACGGAACGCTTCTAGCATTCTCTGTTTCACTTGATGATATTTTTGGTGGAAAAGCTGATCGTCTAGATCCACTTACTCTACCAGGTGGACGTGCTATCCCAGGTGTTTCTGGTGGTGCTCTTCCAGCAGTAGCTTTCTCAGTACCAAGTATTAAGAACATCGCTTTCTACATTGGGCCACAAATCTTTGGTGTTTGGGTTCCAGTAAATGGTCTTAATATGTCAGGTGCAATGCTTACAACTCGTTTCTACACGGATAGTAAGAGAGTTGGTAACCTTTCACTTGTTGGTGAAGATGCAAACGGAGAAAACGGTGGTTTCTTCCTAGCACTAACAGTTTCTCGTTCAGAGGAAAGATACCTAGAAAGAATGGCCGATCGTTACTAATAGTCGACCAAAACGATTCACATAGTAAAAAATGCCCCCAGGTAACTGGGGGTTATTTTTTTCCCAAAAAAAATTAAGAACTACTTCACTTTTGTCGATAGAAAGGCATATGAGAGAAATTTTCCAAAAGTGAGGTATCGATATGGAAATCACATTAAGAAAAAGACTACTGACAGTCTTAGCACTACTAAGCTTCTCTTTCTTCTCTGTTTCATGTGGAGAAGGAAACGTTGAGATCCCAGGAGTTGATGGGCCAAACGTTAACCTACTAGAAGACAATGTTATTGTTTCAATGGTTTTAGAAGATGTATCTATTGTTGCTGGAGCAACTTACAAAGTTCCAAAATACAAGAAATCATTTATCGGACTTAACCCTAACCTAGAAGGTCCAGGTTCAGTTCTAACTTTTACAGTATCACTAGATGATATTTTCTCATCAGATGTAAAGCGTCTTGATCCAAAGACTCTTCCTGGTGGACGTATGATTCCTGGTGTAGCAGCTGGTGCTCTTCCAGCAGTAGCATTTACTGTAGAAAAAATTAAGAATATGGCATTCTACGTTGGGCCAAAAGTTTTTGGTATTTGGGTACCACTACATAACTTCAACCTATACGGATTTGCTTGGACTAAGTCTTTTAAAGCTGGTGACAAAAGAGTTGGAAATATCTCTCTATTTGGACAAGATGAAAACGGTGAAAATGCTGG
This sequence is a window from Halobacteriovorax vibrionivorans. Protein-coding genes within it:
- a CDS encoding DHH family phosphoesterase; amino-acid sequence: MTKNVERFKNLVEKANNIVITTHIFPDADGIGSEIALCMALRKLGKNAICINEEKLFDRYRYLDPDGVISNYEDSKDHFKKIDLFIVTDTNALPRIGKNVQELVLKSSELLFIDHHPCPKELAAIHCVDSTKAATGELVGELIEALGVKFDEKMALALYTSIIIDTSSFRYPTVTANTHKIASKLLDTGISPPQAFNQINGIKQVEYIKLLGQVLSSCQLSKSGLVAWISMTENDIENHNCEAEDTHGFINHLLILEGIEVACMFREIDDKVKISFRSVNQTVDVGIIAQALGGGGHNHSAATIIDGTLEKTIPEVIQKIDLMIESED